In one Carettochelys insculpta isolate YL-2023 chromosome 6, ASM3395843v1, whole genome shotgun sequence genomic region, the following are encoded:
- the THBS1 gene encoding thrombospondin-1: MELSGGLFLLLMLGVYGTNQIPESGGDDNSVFDLFELIGFTRKGGGRRATGVHLVKGPEPSSPAYRIEDASRIPAVPDDKFQDLLDAIYAEKGFILLATLRQAKKSRGTLLAVERKHSSGHIFNLVSNGKAGTLDLSLSGDGKQQVVSVEDALLATGHWKNITLFVQEDRAQLYVGCEKMENAELDIPIQNIFTRDLASSAKLRIAKGGVNDNFQGVLQNVRFVFGTTLEAILRNKGCSSSTNAIITLDNAINGSSPAIRTNYIGHKTKDIQAVCGFSCEELTNMFVEMQGLRSMVTTLQDRVRKVTEENELIARVVQITPGVCIHNGILHKNKEEWTIDSCTECTCQNSATICRKVSCPLMPCSNATVPDGECCPRCWPSDYAEDGWSPWSEWTSCSVTCGNGVQQRGRSCDSLNNRCEGSSVQTRTCHIQECDKRFKQDGGWSHWSPWSSCSVTCGTGMITRIRLCNSPVPQLNGKPCEGEARETKSCQKDPCPINGNWGPWSPWDICTVTCGGGIQKHGRLCNDPEPQYGGKDCIGDATGVRVCNKQDCPIDGCLSNPCFAGTTCTSSPDGSWKCGACPTGYQGNGVQCKDIDECQEVPDTCFVLGGLHRCENTEPGYNCLPCPPRFTGTQPFGRGIEDATANKQVCKPRNPCTDGTHDCNKNAKCNYLGHFSDPMYRCECKPGYAGNGIICGEDTDLDGWPNEDLVCVANATYHCKKDNCPNLPNSGQEDYDKDGIGDACDSDDDNDNIPDDRDNCPFIYNPQQYDYDRDDVGDRCDNCPYDHNPDQTDTDNNGEGDACAVDIDGDGILNEQDNCQYIYNVDQRDTDLDGVGDQCDNCPMAHNPDQEDSDSDRIGDECDNNQDIDEDGHQNNLDNCPYVPNANQADHDKDGKGDACDHDDDNDGIPDDKDNCRLVANPDQTDTDGDGRGDACKDDFDHDSVPDIDDICPENVDISETDFRRFQMVPLDPKGTSQNDPNWVVRHQGKELVQTVNCDPGLAVGFDEFNAVDFSGTFFINTERDDDYAGFVFGYQSSSRFYVVMWKQITQSYWDSTPTKAQGYSGLSIKVVNSTTGPGEHLRNALWHTGNTAGQVRTLWHDPRHIGWKDFTAYRWRLSHRPKTGYIRVVMYEGKKIMADSGPIYDKTYAGGRLGLFVFSQEMVFFSDLKYECRDP; this comes from the exons ATGGAGCTATCAGGAGGACTCTTTCTCCTCCTAATGCTAGGTGTCTACGGAACAAACCAGATCCCAG AGTCTGGAGGAGATGATAACAGCGTATTTGATCTCTTTGAACTCATTGGCTTCACTCGCAAGGGAGGCGGACGCCGGGCAACAGGAGTCCACTTGGTGAAGGGACCTGAGCCGTCCAGTCCAGCTTACCGCATTGAGGATGCCAGCCGCATCCCTGCCGTGCCTGATGACAAGTTCCAAGATTTGCTGGATGCCATCTATGCTGAGAAGGGCTTCATCTTGCTGGCTACTCTCCGGCAAGCCAAGAAGAGCCGgggcacactgctggctgtggagcgTAAACATAGCTCAGGCCATATCTTCAACCTGGTGTCTAATGGCAAGGCAGGCACCCTGGACCTGAGCCTGTCCGGTGACGGGAAGCAGCAGGTCGTGTCAGTGGAGGACGCCTTGCTAGCCACTGGGCACTGGAAGAACATCACCCTGTTTGTGCAGGAGGACCGGGCTCAGCTGTATGTAGGGTGTGAGAAAATGGAGAATGCTGAACTGGACATCCCCATCCAAAACATCTTCACCAGGGACTTGGCCAGCAGTGCCAAGCTCCGCATTGCCAAGGGTGGTGTCAATGACAACTTCCAG GGAGTGCTGCAGAATGTGCGGTTTGTCTTTGGAACAACCTTGGAAGCCATCCTGAGGAATAAAGGTTGCTCCAGCT CTACTAATGCAATTATTACACTGGACAATGCCATCAATGGCTCTAGCCCAGCTATCCGCACTAATTACATTGGCCACAAAACAAAGGATATCCAGGCAGTCTGCGGCTTCTCCTGTGAAGAACTTACAAATATGTTTGTGGAAATGCAAGGGTTGCGGTCCATGGTTACAACACTTCAAGACAGAGTGCGCAAAGTG ACTGAAGAAAATGAATTGATTGCCAGAGTGGTGCAGATCACTCCTGGAGTGTGTATTCACAATGGAATTCTGCACAAAAACAAAGAAGAGTGGACTATCGATAGCTGCACTGAATGTACTTGCCAG AATTCTGCCACCATATGCAGGAAAGTGTCTTGCCCTCTCATGCCTTGTTCTAATGCTACTGTTCCCGATGGTGAATGCTGCCCACGATGCTGGC CCAGTGACTATGCAGAGGATGGCTGGTCCCCTTGGTCAGAGTGGACTTCATGCTCTGTGACCTGTGGGAATGGGGTTCAGCAGAGAGGTCGTTCTTGTGACAGTCTCAATAATCGCTGTGAAGGTTCCTCTGTACAGACTCGGACCTGCCACATTCAGGAGTGTGATAAGAGAT TCAAACAGGATGGTGGTTGGAGCCACTGGTCACCATGGTCATCATGTTCTGTTACCTGTGGCACTGGTATGATCACTAGAATCCGTCTCTGCAACTCTCCAGTCCCACAGTTGAATGGCAAACCATGTGAGGGTGAAGCAAGGGAAACCAAATCGTGCCAGAAAGACCCTTGCCCAA TAAATGGAAACTGGGGACCCTGGTCACCATGGGACATATGTACCGTCACCTGTGGCGGAGGCATTCAAAAACATGGACGTCTTTGCAATGACCCTGAGCCTCAGTACGGTGGAAAGGACTGTATAGGTGATGCTACAGGGGTGCGGGTTTGCAACAAGCAGGACTGTCCTATTG ATGGATGTCTGTCTAATCCCTGCTTTGCGGGAACAACATGCACCAGCTCCCCTGATGGTTCCTGGAAGTGTGGTGCCTGCCCTACTGGTTACCAGGGCAATGGTGTTCAGTGCAAAGATATTGATGAG TGTCAAGAGGTTCCTGATACCTGCTTTGTCCTCGGTGGACTACATAGGTGTGAGAACACTGAACCTGGGTACAATTGCTTGCCTTGCCCACCACGTTTCACTGGAACACAGCCTTTTGGCCGAGGCATTGAGGATGCCACAGCTAACAAACAG GTCTGCAAGCCACGTAATCCATGCACAGATGGAACTCACGACTGCAACAAGAATGCCAAGTGCAATTACCTTGGCCATTTCAGTGACCCCATGTACCGCTGTGAGTGTAAACCAGGCTATGCTGGCAATGGTATAATCTGTGGTGAAGATACAGATTTAGATGGATGGCCAAATGAGGACCTTGTCTGTGTTGCCAATGCTACTTACCACTGCAAAAAA GATAACTGTCCCAATCTTCCCAATTCTGGCCAAGAAGACTATGATAAGGATGGAATTGGTGATGCCTGTGAtagtgatgatgataatgataacATTCCAGATGACAGG GACAACTGCCCATTTATTTACAACCCACAGCAGTATGACTATGATAGGGATGATGTTGGTGACCGCTGTGATAACTGCCCCTATGATCATAACCCTGATCAGACGGACACTGATAACAATGGAGAAGGAGATGCATGTGCTGTGGATATTGATGGAGATG GCATTCTTAATGAACAGGATAATTGTCAATACATCTACAATGTAGACCAGAGAGACACAGATTTGGATGGTGTTGGAGATCAGTGTGACAACTGCCCTATGGCACACAATCCAGACCAG GAGGATTCTGACTCTGATCGCATAGGTGATGAATGTGACAACAATCAGGACATAGATGAAGACGGCCATCAAAATAACCTAGATAACTGCCCCTATGTGCCCAATGCTAATCAAGCTGACCATGACAAGGATGGTAAAGGTGATGCCTGTGACcatgatgatgacaatgatggTATCCCTGATGACAAAGATAACTGCAGACTAGTTGCCAACCCAGACCAGACTGACACTGATG GTGATGGACGGGGAGATGCTTGCAAAGATGACTTTGACCACGACAGTGTGCCAGATATTGATGACATCTGTCCTGAGAATGTTGACATCAGCGAGACAGATTTCCGTCGATTTCAGATGGTTCCCCTGGATCCTAAGGGAACATCACAAAATGATCCTAACTGGGTAGTTCGTCACCAGGGCAAAGAGCTGGTTCAAACTGTAAATTGTGATCCTGGACTTGCAGTGG GATTCGATGAATTCAATGCTGTGGACTTCAGTGGCACATTCTTCATCAATACAGAAAGGGATGATGACTATGCTGGCTTTGTGTTTGGTTATCAGTCTAGCAGCCGTTTCTATGTAGTCATGTGGAAGCAGATCACTCAGTCCTATTGGGACTCAACACCAACCAAAGCTCAGGGATACTCTGGTCTTTCTATCAAAGTTGTGAACTCCACCACAGGTCCTGGAGAGCACCTTCGAAATGCTCTGTGGCacacaggaaacactgctggGCAG GTACGGACCTTGTGGCATGACCCTCGTCACATAGGCTGGAAAGACTTTACTGCCTACAGATGGCGTCTTAGCCACAGACCAAAGACAGGATACATTAG AGTTGTGATGTACGAAGGGAAGAAAATTATGGCTGATTCAGGGCCTATCTACGACAAAACCTATGCTGGTGGTCGGTTAGGATTATTTGTCTTCTCTCAAGAAATGGTGTTCTTCTCGGATCTTAAATATGAATGCAGAG ATCCATAA